A genomic segment from Frateuria edaphi encodes:
- a CDS encoding ShlB/FhaC/HecB family hemolysin secretion/activation protein yields the protein MHLGAGATPAATVAQALATPTAPAPEAAAPAAAVPPLREREAAGAQEQTLIVHGFRVQGVGDHPEDGITPTTVQAMADEQFATLTGGSGKPVQANFSQLQQVADRITDRYRKAGYIVATAFVPAQDVGNDGIVKLGVLEGTIGKVVVKGTSRYRPGVIAAPAEKLKGQPLRKQDIDSALLYARDLPGVTVSSTFQPGAKTGQTDLVMVAHEAKRPFTFTLGGNNYGTELTGRYRAQAGAAWNSPLGIGDQLTANVDYALDPHSNVYYALGYRAPTVVVPGLSGVIGATRSELQINSGAFADLKVRGPTSSTYAGADWKFVNTDDVAVQTSLRYIREKSQLGALGVKLSDERFDVAELGFGLQRTDQRLRGLDVVQGSLRKSVRDDSVAPDLVSPDHDSNFLLARLSYTRLQFLTRSQRLYFKLGGQYTRDALPPLEQFVIGGPDSVRAYPIADALTDRGWYGSLEYHIDAPGLGDRVSPFYDRPWRELLEVEVFYDFGRGYASNHRDGNNPVERLEGIGAGLIFRIPRFHHFEFRLDASVPTGSRDASDKSGYHVYSRFGFTF from the coding sequence GTGCACCTGGGTGCCGGTGCGACGCCCGCCGCGACCGTGGCGCAAGCCCTGGCAACGCCCACGGCGCCTGCGCCCGAGGCCGCCGCCCCTGCCGCGGCGGTACCGCCGTTGCGCGAGCGCGAAGCGGCCGGGGCACAGGAGCAGACCCTCATCGTGCACGGCTTCCGCGTGCAGGGCGTGGGTGACCATCCGGAGGACGGCATCACCCCGACGACCGTGCAGGCGATGGCCGATGAACAATTCGCCACGCTCACCGGAGGTTCCGGCAAGCCGGTCCAGGCCAACTTCAGCCAGTTGCAGCAGGTGGCCGACCGCATCACCGATCGCTATCGCAAGGCGGGCTACATCGTGGCCACCGCGTTCGTGCCCGCGCAGGACGTAGGCAACGACGGCATCGTGAAGTTGGGCGTACTGGAAGGCACGATCGGCAAGGTCGTGGTCAAGGGCACCTCGCGCTACCGGCCGGGCGTGATCGCCGCGCCGGCCGAGAAGCTCAAGGGCCAGCCGCTGCGCAAGCAGGACATCGACTCGGCGCTTCTCTACGCGCGCGACCTGCCCGGCGTGACGGTGTCCTCCACCTTCCAGCCAGGCGCGAAGACCGGCCAGACCGACCTGGTGATGGTCGCGCACGAGGCCAAGCGCCCGTTCACCTTCACGCTCGGCGGCAACAACTACGGCACGGAACTCACCGGCCGCTATCGCGCGCAGGCTGGCGCGGCGTGGAACAGCCCGCTGGGCATCGGCGACCAGCTCACCGCCAACGTCGACTACGCACTGGACCCGCACAGCAACGTCTACTACGCGCTGGGCTACCGCGCGCCCACCGTGGTGGTGCCCGGCCTGAGCGGCGTGATCGGCGCGACCCGCAGCGAACTGCAGATCAACAGCGGCGCCTTCGCCGACCTCAAGGTCCGCGGACCGACGTCCTCGACGTACGCCGGCGCGGACTGGAAATTCGTCAACACGGACGACGTCGCGGTGCAGACCTCGTTGCGCTACATCCGCGAGAAGTCGCAGCTCGGCGCGCTCGGCGTGAAGCTCTCGGACGAGCGCTTCGACGTGGCCGAACTGGGCTTCGGCCTGCAGCGTACCGACCAGCGCCTGCGTGGCCTGGACGTGGTGCAGGGCAGCCTGCGCAAGTCGGTGCGCGACGATTCGGTCGCGCCGGACCTGGTCAGCCCCGACCACGACAGCAACTTCCTGCTGGCGCGGCTCTCATACACCCGCCTGCAGTTCCTGACCCGCTCGCAGCGGCTCTACTTCAAGCTGGGCGGCCAGTACACGCGCGACGCATTGCCGCCGCTGGAGCAGTTCGTGATCGGCGGCCCGGACAGCGTGCGCGCCTATCCGATCGCCGACGCGCTCACCGACCGCGGCTGGTACGGCTCGCTGGAATACCACATCGACGCGCCCGGCCTGGGCGATCGCGTCTCGCCGTTCTACGACCGGCCCTGGCGCGAGTTGCTGGAAGTGGAAGTGTTCTATGACTTCGGCCGCGGCTACGCCTCGAACCACCGCGACGGCAACAACCCGGTCGAACGGCTCGAGGGCATCGGCGCAGGGCTGATCTTCCGCATCCCGCGCTTCCACCATTTCGAGTTCCGCCTGGACGCCTCGGTACCCACCGGCAGCCGCGACGCCTCGGACAAGAGCGGCTACCACGTGTATTCGCGCTTCGGCTTCACCTTCTGA